A window of Perognathus longimembris pacificus isolate PPM17 chromosome 6, ASM2315922v1, whole genome shotgun sequence contains these coding sequences:
- the Muc21 gene encoding mucin-21 has translation MGSQMRGKWNPRVWTCKGSRVQWIVCLDVGLDYFWDPVTKRKRKMQKGNSVLQCRVLLYLLLLENGITSSDNNSTTSSGFTIIDSGKWTGTFPNSHAGADVTSEGAGTPSTTPITSSGATSTHNTISTVSSGGPSTSNVTSAVSSRETDIPHAVSTVNSEGGGTANTMSSWAPGTLANSLSSTSSKGTNTTSNPASILASSKPTMTSNSTSRLPSSRDNSTSTAATVSSRASTTGSGKTSLTDSRVSRPVSTLTHMTSGGADRTANTVPSVTSAGHSTASNTGLSVTSSSWSTQGTHAASGGVSTRDGTPENGVKPSGSLRPWEIFLITLVSVVVVMGLFAGFFFLLRNRLFLRNTSGTAVYCPRGPGLGLGGSHRDPPRPAWSPGWVWRRPVTSVATEMSRR, from the exons ATGGGGTCCCAAATGAGAGGGAAGTGGAATCCCCGCGTGTGGACGTGCAAGGGGTCACGTGTGCAGTGGATAGTGTGCCTGGATGTAG GTCTGGACTACTTCTGGGATCCAGtcacaaagaggaagaggaagatgcagAAAGGAAACAGTGTCCTTCAGTGTCGGGTGCTATTGTACCTCCTACTTTTAGAAAATG GAATAACCTCCAGTGATAATAATAGTACCACCAGCTCTGGATTCACTATAATTGACTCTGGGAAATGGACTGGAACCTTCCCTAATTCCCATGCTGGAGCTGATGTCACCTCTGAGGGAGCTGGCACCCCCAGTACTACACCTATCACAAGCTcaggggccaccagcacccacaatACCATATCCACCGTGAGCTCTGGGGGACCTAGCACCTCCAATGTTACATCCGCTGTGAGCTCCAGGGAAACTGACATCCCTCATGCTGTATCCACCGTGAACTCTGAGGGAGGTGGTACCGCCAATACCATGAGCTCTTGGGCACCTGGCACACTTGCCAACAGTCTGTCCAGTACGAGCTCCAAGGGGACCAACACAACCTCCAACCCTGCATCTATCTTAGCCTCTAGCAAGCCTACCATGACCTCCAACTCCACCTCCAGATTGCCCTCCAGCAGGGACAACAGCACCTCTACAGCAGCCACTGTCTCTAGTAGGGCCAGCACAACTGGATCTGGTAAGACTTCCCTTACAGACAGCAGAGTCTCCAGGCCTGTATCCACCTTGACCCATATGACTTCCGGTGGCGCTGACAGGACTGCCAACACCGTACCCAGTGTAACATCTGCCGGGCACAGCACAGCCTCGAACACTGGACTGAGTGTCACCTCCAGCAGCTGGAGCACACAAGGAACACATGCTGCTTCTGGTGGAGTTAGCACACGTGATGGCACTCCAGAGAATGGGGTGAAGCCCAGTGGGTCCCTAAGGCCGTGGGAAATCTTCCTCATCACCCTGGTCTCTGTCGTAGTGGTTATGGGGCTCTTTGCAGggttcttctttctcctg AGAAACCGCCTGTTCTTGAGAAACACCTCGGGCACCGCTGTCTACTGTCCCCGTGGCCCAGGCCTCGGTCTGGGGGGAAGTCACAGGGACCCCCCCAGGCCTGCGTGGAGCCCCGGCTGGGTCTGGAGGAGACCTGTAACCTCAGTGGCCACAGAGATGAGCAGGAGATAG